The following coding sequences lie in one Rhodohalobacter barkolensis genomic window:
- a CDS encoding inositol monophosphatase family protein, with the protein MNNDLNIALNAARKGVETIKSYQSKALNTREKGHHDLVTDADLETERNILSYLKEHCPDDMILAEETKAHEKLSGARTWIVDPIDGTTNFAHDFPVYCVSVAMWENKEAQVGVVIEVNRNEEFTAVAGEGAWLNGEKIRVSNTSEPKDAFIGTGFPYNDLSLVESYLKLFRHLMDELQGIRRPGAATFDLCCVACGRFDGFFEYSLQAWDVAAAALIVKEAGGVITDWKGGDDWLFGQRIIAGNPKIHQVLLDRVEEFIPIEQREAVV; encoded by the coding sequence ATGAATAACGACCTAAACATTGCCTTGAACGCCGCACGCAAGGGTGTCGAGACTATTAAAAGCTATCAGTCGAAAGCATTGAATACGCGTGAGAAGGGACATCACGATCTGGTGACGGATGCAGATCTGGAGACGGAGAGGAATATTCTATCCTATCTTAAGGAGCACTGTCCGGATGATATGATATTGGCTGAGGAGACGAAAGCTCACGAAAAGTTAAGTGGTGCACGGACATGGATTGTTGACCCCATTGACGGGACTACTAATTTTGCTCACGACTTTCCGGTATACTGTGTTTCTGTAGCGATGTGGGAAAATAAAGAGGCGCAAGTGGGTGTGGTAATTGAAGTGAATCGTAACGAGGAATTTACGGCAGTAGCCGGTGAAGGAGCGTGGCTGAACGGAGAAAAAATCAGGGTATCCAATACGTCAGAACCGAAAGATGCGTTTATCGGAACCGGTTTTCCCTATAATGATCTTTCACTTGTTGAATCTTACCTAAAACTCTTTCGACACCTGATGGACGAACTTCAGGGAATTCGCAGGCCCGGAGCGGCTACCTTTGATCTTTGCTGTGTAGCCTGCGGAAGGTTTGATGGATTTTTTGAATATTCTCTCCAAGCCTGGGATGTTGCCGCAGCTGCGCTCATTGTTAAAGAAGCGGGCGGTGTAATAACTGATTGGAAAGGCGGTGATGACTGGCTCTTTGGTCAGCGAATTATCGCTGGAAATCCGAAGATTCATCAGGTGCTTCTGGATCGGGTTGAAGAGTTTATACCAATTGAACAGAGAGAAGCAGTGGTTTGA
- a CDS encoding 2OG-Fe(II) oxygenase, whose protein sequence is MYGIMFTDEQWIHWFDKLAEDDYVVVDDFLSNEQYRLTMNFFKQAEEKNHLKKAGIGSSGEFQIKSSVRGDFIYWLEEERDTELSSFFDIVHDLIANLRRFCFLSLSGSEFHIAKYPEGSHYDRHLDQFNERSNRQITVLIYLNENWKKGDGGELVIYKDDQEIVVEPIAKRLLLFKSDMIEHEVLTTNVPRYSLTGWLLHQPASVGYLI, encoded by the coding sequence ATGTATGGAATTATGTTTACGGATGAACAGTGGATTCATTGGTTTGATAAATTGGCTGAAGACGACTATGTAGTTGTCGATGATTTTCTGTCGAATGAGCAGTACCGCCTCACTATGAACTTCTTTAAACAGGCTGAAGAGAAGAATCATTTAAAAAAAGCCGGAATTGGGTCCTCAGGAGAGTTTCAAATCAAATCGTCTGTACGGGGTGATTTTATCTACTGGCTTGAAGAAGAACGGGACACCGAACTATCTTCTTTTTTTGATATAGTACATGATTTAATCGCAAATCTAAGGCGGTTCTGTTTTCTGAGTTTGTCCGGATCGGAATTTCACATTGCAAAGTACCCCGAAGGATCTCACTACGATCGTCATCTCGATCAATTTAATGAGCGGTCTAACCGTCAAATTACCGTGCTGATCTATCTGAATGAAAACTGGAAGAAGGGAGATGGCGGTGAGCTGGTAATCTACAAGGATGATCAGGAGATTGTTGTTGAACCGATTGCAAAGCGACTGCTCTTGTTCAAAAGTGATATGATTGAACACGAAGTATTAACGACGAACGTGCCCCGCTACAGTTTAACCGGCTGGCTGCTGCATCAACCGGCCTCAGTAGGTTATCTGATTTAA
- a CDS encoding glycogen synthase encodes MNIVHISAECYPYAKAGGLGDVVGALPKYLNQSGHRSHVIIPFYYNNKLKKANKTLVYESNALLGGEPFIFRVYKIDDSQDFDLFVIDIPGRFDRPGVYIDPWSGHAYWDEKERFFSFQIAALEWLKIQDEKPDIIHSHDHHTGLIPFMMSQAFRFEKFRETPSVLTIHNGEYQGRYNRDDYDLLPAFNLENLGLLDWDGALNSLAAGIKSAWKVTTVSEGYMNELLEYCHGLEQLLRHEKEKTTGIVNGIDSDVWNPADDPYISDHFSVKNFKTGKKKNKKVLCDEFSINHNRPLFSFIGRLVREKGADLLPGLIKSCHENGIEASFLVLGTGDPGLHQIFENLQSDYVGYFDTRLEYNEKLAHQIYAGSDFLLMPSRVEPCGLNQLYAMRYGTIPVVRKTGGLADTVIDFEEKNGYGVVFDEFDQKEAVEAVKRGVELFNIKQLFNKKVKQVMSLDYSWKSSTGNYIKLYHSLLNK; translated from the coding sequence ATGAATATTGTTCATATATCGGCTGAGTGTTACCCATATGCGAAAGCCGGTGGACTCGGGGATGTTGTTGGGGCTCTTCCGAAGTATCTTAATCAGAGTGGTCACAGATCACACGTTATTATTCCATTTTACTATAACAACAAATTAAAGAAAGCGAATAAAACACTCGTCTATGAGAGTAATGCTCTTTTAGGGGGTGAACCATTTATTTTCAGGGTGTATAAGATTGATGATAGTCAAGATTTTGATCTGTTTGTAATTGACATTCCCGGGCGTTTTGACAGGCCAGGTGTTTATATCGATCCTTGGTCCGGTCATGCCTATTGGGATGAGAAAGAACGGTTTTTCAGTTTTCAGATCGCTGCCTTGGAGTGGTTAAAGATCCAGGACGAAAAACCGGATATCATACATTCACACGACCACCATACCGGGTTGATTCCGTTTATGATGAGCCAGGCTTTCCGGTTCGAAAAATTCAGAGAAACACCGTCTGTCCTTACCATTCATAACGGGGAGTATCAGGGCAGATATAACCGGGATGATTATGATCTCCTGCCTGCGTTTAATCTGGAAAATCTGGGGCTTTTAGATTGGGATGGAGCGTTGAACTCACTGGCTGCAGGGATTAAATCTGCTTGGAAAGTGACAACCGTATCGGAAGGGTATATGAACGAACTTCTGGAGTATTGTCACGGATTGGAGCAACTGCTTCGTCACGAAAAAGAGAAAACCACAGGAATTGTTAATGGCATCGATTCTGATGTCTGGAATCCCGCAGATGACCCGTATATATCCGATCACTTTTCAGTTAAAAATTTCAAAACGGGTAAGAAGAAAAATAAAAAGGTTCTCTGTGATGAATTTTCAATTAACCATAATCGTCCCCTGTTTTCATTCATCGGTCGGTTGGTTCGCGAAAAAGGTGCCGATCTCCTTCCGGGTCTGATAAAAAGTTGCCATGAAAATGGAATAGAAGCTTCATTTTTGGTTCTGGGAACGGGTGACCCCGGTTTGCATCAAATCTTTGAAAATCTTCAAAGTGATTACGTCGGATATTTTGATACCCGGCTGGAATATAACGAGAAGTTAGCTCACCAGATTTATGCGGGTAGTGATTTCCTGCTTATGCCTTCCAGGGTTGAACCTTGTGGATTAAATCAGCTTTATGCCATGCGTTATGGTACAATTCCGGTGGTAAGAAAAACCGGAGGATTAGCCGACACAGTCATAGATTTTGAAGAGAAGAACGGCTATGGTGTAGTTTTTGATGAGTTTGATCAAAAGGAGGCTGTGGAAGCAGTTAAAAGGGGAGTGGAACTATTCAACATAAAACAGTTATTTAATAAGAAAGTAAAGCAGGTAATGTCACTCGATTATTCCTGGAAAAGTTCAACCGGCAATTACATAAAATTATATCATTCATTGCTAAATAAATAA
- a CDS encoding ABC transporter ATP-binding protein has protein sequence MSVTISVEGVSKSFGQTKAVDDVSFEVEKGRIFGLLGPNGAGKTTTIRMINYITLQDEGEITINGQQVSPKTQKMIGYMPEERGLYKKMKVGEQLMYLAQLKGMNKNDAREKIKYWLHRFNAYDWHSKVVGELSKGMSQKIQFIATIVHNPEIYIFDEPFSGLDPINSELLKEIIIELKEQGSTILFSTHRMEQVEQMCDDICLFNNGKVVLTGNLRQIKKDFGKNTVLIEFQGDGGFLDELDDVRINNRSTNFAEIRILNGLNSQEILRKAMEKAEIHKFQLVEPSLNEIFISTVGEDNIKKQQEAELS, from the coding sequence ATGAGTGTAACGATATCAGTTGAGGGGGTTTCTAAAAGCTTTGGCCAAACAAAAGCTGTTGACGACGTATCTTTCGAAGTGGAAAAAGGCAGAATTTTCGGACTCCTTGGACCCAACGGTGCCGGTAAAACAACTACCATCCGGATGATCAATTATATCACTCTTCAGGACGAAGGTGAGATCACCATTAATGGTCAGCAGGTAAGCCCCAAAACTCAGAAGATGATTGGTTATATGCCCGAAGAGCGGGGTTTGTATAAAAAGATGAAGGTTGGTGAACAGCTCATGTATCTCGCTCAGTTAAAAGGGATGAACAAAAATGATGCGCGTGAAAAAATTAAGTACTGGCTGCATCGCTTCAATGCTTACGACTGGCACTCAAAAGTTGTAGGTGAACTCTCAAAAGGAATGAGCCAAAAGATACAGTTCATTGCAACAATAGTTCACAACCCGGAAATATACATTTTTGACGAGCCGTTCAGTGGTCTCGACCCGATCAACAGTGAACTGCTGAAGGAGATTATCATCGAGCTGAAGGAACAGGGAAGTACAATACTGTTTTCTACTCACCGCATGGAGCAGGTGGAACAGATGTGTGATGATATCTGCCTTTTCAACAACGGAAAAGTTGTATTAACCGGAAACCTACGCCAGATCAAGAAAGACTTCGGAAAGAATACGGTTTTAATAGAATTCCAGGGCGACGGCGGGTTCCTGGATGAACTGGATGATGTGCGAATTAACAACCGATCAACAAATTTTGCAGAAATTCGAATCTTAAACGGATTGAACTCACAGGAGATTCTAAGAAAAGCTATGGAAAAAGCCGAGATTCACAAGTTTCAGCTTGTTGAACCATCACTGAATGAGATATTTATTTCAACCGTCGGTGAAGACAATATCAAAAAACAGCAGGAGGCTGAGCTATCATGA
- a CDS encoding amidohydrolase family protein, with amino-acid sequence MKNVILSLTLFAVCLMFAPALEAQIPAPKQSEPIALVGGTIHTLAGDVIENGTIIFEDGKITALGSDINVPAGVRTKDVSGKQIYPGLIDSYNQMGIYEIGAVDMTVDVNEQGLINPNVLPERAFHPESRHIGIARSAGVLTSVTSPGGGIISGQSSAMKMDGWSWDEMILKSSTGLIVNWPNAGNDNYEDNLRRIRDTFADAKAYRTAREAMDSGQAQRHDLDSRWEAMIPVLKGDVPVVVNANEVRQIQDAITWSEEEGVRLIILGGSDAHLVTDHLKTKQIPVIVTSVLTSSNRDWESYDARYSLPSKLHEAGVQFAIAGGSSAPYAHRLPYEAGAAAAFGLDADTALRSVTSFPATILGLDDRIGTLEVGKDATLLITTGNPIEYSTQIEQVYVEGRESDMMDMHRQLYEKYHEKVEQRSAER; translated from the coding sequence AAACAGAGTGAGCCTATCGCACTTGTAGGTGGCACCATTCATACACTTGCAGGTGATGTTATTGAAAATGGAACCATCATTTTCGAAGATGGAAAAATTACCGCTCTGGGTTCTGATATCAACGTTCCTGCAGGTGTTCGGACAAAAGATGTTTCCGGAAAACAGATCTATCCAGGTTTAATCGATTCCTATAACCAAATGGGAATTTATGAAATTGGAGCCGTGGATATGACAGTTGATGTCAACGAACAGGGTTTAATAAACCCGAATGTACTGCCCGAAAGAGCTTTTCATCCGGAAAGTCGTCATATTGGTATTGCACGTTCTGCCGGTGTTTTAACTTCTGTAACATCACCCGGTGGCGGAATCATCTCCGGACAATCATCAGCCATGAAAATGGACGGTTGGTCATGGGATGAAATGATCCTGAAATCAAGTACCGGACTGATAGTAAACTGGCCAAATGCCGGTAATGATAATTATGAAGATAATCTTCGCAGGATTAGGGACACGTTTGCAGATGCAAAAGCTTATCGAACTGCACGTGAGGCGATGGATTCCGGACAGGCCCAACGCCATGATCTCGACAGCCGATGGGAAGCGATGATACCTGTACTCAAAGGGGATGTCCCGGTCGTTGTGAATGCAAACGAAGTTCGTCAGATTCAGGATGCGATTACATGGTCTGAAGAGGAAGGAGTTCGGCTGATTATTCTGGGCGGTTCGGATGCGCACCTTGTAACCGATCACCTCAAAACAAAGCAGATACCTGTTATTGTTACAAGTGTTCTCACCTCTTCGAACAGGGACTGGGAGAGCTATGATGCACGATATAGTCTGCCTTCTAAACTACACGAAGCCGGAGTACAGTTTGCCATTGCCGGCGGATCCAGTGCTCCGTACGCTCATCGACTTCCATACGAAGCCGGTGCCGCAGCCGCATTTGGGTTAGATGCGGATACAGCCCTCAGATCCGTAACTTCCTTTCCGGCCACTATACTCGGTCTGGATGATCGAATCGGAACTCTTGAAGTTGGAAAGGATGCAACTCTTCTCATAACAACCGGGAATCCAATTGAGTACAGCACTCAGATTGAACAGGTTTATGTTGAAGGAAGAGAAAGCGATATGATGGACATGCATCGTCAGCTTTATGAAAAGTATCACGAAAAAGTAGAACAGCGCAGTGCTGAGAGGTAA
- the dnaG gene encoding DNA primase, with the protein MMIPENKKEEIRETADIVEVVGDYVKLKKSGSGFVGLCPFHNEKTPSFHVTPNMGIYKCFGCGESGDVFSFVMAMEGVGFPEALRSLADRYGIDIPDEHVEGDDERTKKREGVYHALKYAGLFFYRHLLETEDAEKARAYLKKRGYDKSIIRKFGLGYAPKNSQLLKAAEKEGIPEEYLAEADLVKPSNRGDGFYDTFRDRLMFPIFNPSGKVIAFAGRILDEEKKTAKYVNSAQTLVYNKSEVVYGVNFSKNDIRKEGEVILVEGYTDVISMHQHGVKNVVSSSGTSLTAGQIKILQRYGNRIVMIYDADSAGQKAMERGMNIALEQGMEVFLMQLPDGEDPDSFVKQFGQESFLDYKRKNAEDFVTFSIHKAEKEGRMESPGDRTAAIKSVLESIALIPEELDRQVYVQHLHQQTQKYRKGSDRELFQLLDKIVADQQKRSRYKERNQSAPSAPVPHSVGDEPPLQQSEYPESTPAQKKKPHYEKEIIRLMLQFGERMIKFIGHNVAEDHFEDDELREFYRDIIKRHIEEEEVTVQHYTNREKPFPTLVGDIVLERYSVSEKYVQKTGNDVKKDRNPFKTAKYSMKPLRLYFLERKRRELTERMKKSEDEEKSKLMKSITKLQKEITRIQKISADELFEDPDFLKNDSSASVSGRFEYKMKGDK; encoded by the coding sequence ATGATGATACCCGAGAATAAAAAAGAAGAAATACGTGAGACGGCAGATATCGTTGAGGTAGTCGGCGATTACGTGAAGCTCAAGAAGTCCGGAAGCGGATTTGTCGGACTCTGTCCATTTCATAATGAGAAAACCCCTTCATTTCATGTGACCCCGAATATGGGGATCTACAAATGTTTTGGGTGCGGAGAGAGCGGAGATGTTTTCAGTTTTGTGATGGCAATGGAGGGTGTGGGTTTCCCCGAGGCGCTGCGCTCACTGGCCGATCGCTACGGTATTGATATTCCGGATGAGCACGTTGAAGGAGATGACGAGAGAACTAAAAAAAGAGAAGGTGTTTATCATGCGCTGAAATATGCAGGACTTTTCTTTTACCGACATTTACTCGAAACCGAAGACGCGGAGAAAGCCAGGGCATATTTAAAAAAACGGGGATATGACAAATCCATTATCCGAAAATTTGGATTGGGCTACGCTCCGAAAAATTCACAACTTTTAAAAGCGGCTGAGAAAGAGGGTATCCCTGAAGAGTATCTTGCCGAGGCGGATCTTGTAAAACCCAGCAATCGCGGGGATGGATTTTACGATACATTCCGGGATCGGCTGATGTTTCCAATCTTCAATCCATCCGGCAAAGTCATCGCTTTTGCGGGACGAATACTGGATGAGGAAAAGAAAACAGCCAAATACGTAAATTCGGCTCAAACCCTTGTTTACAATAAAAGTGAAGTAGTTTATGGAGTGAACTTTTCAAAAAATGACATCAGAAAAGAGGGTGAGGTAATTCTGGTTGAGGGTTACACGGATGTCATTTCCATGCACCAACACGGTGTAAAAAATGTGGTATCGTCGAGTGGAACATCTCTTACGGCAGGACAGATTAAGATTTTGCAGAGGTACGGTAACCGGATTGTGATGATTTACGATGCCGACAGTGCCGGACAGAAAGCGATGGAGCGTGGGATGAATATCGCGCTGGAGCAGGGCATGGAAGTCTTTTTAATGCAGCTGCCCGATGGTGAAGATCCCGACTCGTTTGTGAAACAGTTTGGGCAGGAATCATTTTTAGATTATAAACGGAAAAACGCCGAAGATTTTGTCACATTCTCGATCCATAAAGCGGAGAAAGAGGGACGGATGGAGAGTCCCGGTGATCGAACAGCGGCAATCAAGTCTGTGTTAGAAAGCATTGCGCTGATTCCGGAAGAACTGGACCGGCAGGTGTACGTTCAGCATCTTCATCAGCAGACACAAAAATACCGAAAAGGGAGTGATCGTGAACTCTTTCAGCTGCTGGACAAAATTGTTGCGGATCAACAGAAACGAAGTCGGTACAAAGAGAGGAATCAATCGGCTCCTTCTGCTCCGGTTCCGCATTCCGTAGGGGATGAACCTCCACTTCAGCAAAGTGAGTATCCGGAATCCACGCCTGCTCAAAAGAAAAAGCCTCATTACGAAAAAGAGATTATTCGACTGATGCTGCAATTTGGTGAGAGGATGATCAAATTTATTGGCCATAATGTTGCGGAAGATCATTTTGAGGATGATGAACTGCGTGAGTTCTATAGAGATATCATCAAACGCCACATTGAAGAAGAGGAAGTAACGGTTCAGCACTACACAAACCGTGAGAAACCATTTCCAACTTTGGTTGGCGATATCGTTTTGGAACGTTATTCAGTGAGTGAGAAGTACGTTCAAAAAACAGGGAATGATGTCAAAAAAGACAGGAATCCATTTAAGACGGCAAAATACTCCATGAAACCTCTGCGGCTTTACTTTCTGGAACGAAAGAGAAGAGAGCTTACGGAGAGAATGAAAAAAAGCGAAGATGAAGAAAAGTCGAAACTGATGAAGTCGATCACCAAGCTTCAGAAAGAAATCACTCGAATTCAGAAAATATCTGCCGATGAACTGTTTGAAGACCCCGACTTTCTGAAGAACGATAGCTCTGCTTCTGTTTCCGGACGTTTTGAGTATAAAATGAAAGGGGATAAGTAA
- a CDS encoding glucose-1-phosphate adenylyltransferase produces the protein MKEKTIAIILGGGRGTRLHPLTYHRSKPAVPVAGKYRLVDIPISNCLNSGIRKIFVLTQFNSASLNRHIKNTYNFDLFSHGFVDILAAEQTPKSSNWFQGTADAVRQSIHHLANHEYDYVLVLSGDQLYQMDYDKLIQDHKQQGANLTVATIPVTAEDASGFGIMKTNKDGQIDSFVEKPAPEELSKWSSETTPELKEEGKVYLASMGIYVFNKDDLNRLFEENPDATDFGKEIIPKAIDEGAKVNSYPFVGYWTDIGTISSFFDANIALTETLPKFNLFDNERQIYTRARLLPTSKLTGTSLEYVIVAEGCIIEASRIERSVIGIRSRIGKGTTIESSIVMGNDNFPTPVDLDMQSSEMPLMGIGQRCYISRAIVDKNVRIGNDVRIVGGSHLEDGEYDHYHVVDGIVIVPKGTVIPDGFTI, from the coding sequence ATGAAAGAGAAGACCATTGCAATTATTTTGGGGGGAGGAAGAGGTACAAGGTTACATCCTCTTACCTATCACAGAAGTAAACCGGCAGTACCCGTTGCGGGTAAATATCGGTTAGTAGATATACCGATCTCCAACTGTTTAAATTCCGGGATTCGAAAAATATTCGTACTTACTCAGTTCAATTCCGCTTCGTTGAACCGACATATAAAGAATACGTACAACTTTGATCTCTTCTCTCACGGATTTGTTGATATTCTCGCTGCCGAACAGACTCCTAAAAGCAGTAACTGGTTTCAGGGAACTGCTGATGCAGTGCGCCAATCCATTCATCACCTCGCCAATCATGAATATGACTATGTGTTGGTTTTATCCGGTGATCAGCTCTATCAAATGGACTACGATAAGCTGATTCAGGATCATAAGCAGCAGGGAGCCAACTTAACGGTAGCAACCATACCTGTTACGGCAGAGGATGCTTCCGGATTTGGCATTATGAAGACCAACAAAGATGGTCAAATCGACTCTTTTGTAGAAAAACCTGCTCCGGAGGAGCTGTCTAAATGGTCATCAGAAACTACCCCGGAGCTGAAAGAGGAGGGTAAAGTTTACCTGGCTTCGATGGGAATCTATGTATTCAATAAAGACGATCTGAACAGACTCTTTGAAGAGAATCCTGACGCTACTGATTTTGGTAAGGAAATTATCCCCAAAGCGATAGATGAAGGTGCAAAAGTGAATAGTTACCCGTTTGTAGGATACTGGACGGATATCGGTACAATCTCCTCCTTTTTTGATGCAAATATTGCGTTGACGGAAACGTTGCCGAAGTTTAATCTCTTTGATAATGAGCGTCAAATCTATACACGTGCACGTTTGCTGCCAACTTCAAAATTGACGGGTACATCGCTCGAATATGTAATTGTAGCGGAGGGATGTATCATCGAGGCCAGTCGGATAGAACGATCTGTAATTGGTATCCGATCCAGAATCGGCAAAGGAACCACAATCGAGTCCTCAATTGTGATGGGTAACGATAATTTCCCTACACCGGTTGATTTGGATATGCAGAGCAGTGAGATGCCGTTGATGGGGATCGGTCAGAGATGTTATATCAGCCGCGCCATTGTAGATAAAAATGTTCGCATTGGGAATGACGTTCGAATTGTAGGCGGATCTCACCTCGAGGATGGAGAATATGATCATTATCATGTTGTAGACGGAATAGTCATCGTTCCAAAAGGAACGGTTATACCGGACGGGTTTACAATTTAG
- a CDS encoding ABC transporter permease: MNWRQTYLVLKREYLTRVRSKGFIWATILVPLGFAVFIGVGIFIAAWDSEIDFTIGVYDETGEVIANLQGIDENRYIDYSDSPVDTLRAMVQREEITGYVLIDDSHISENENLELIYSGSGGLQLLTAVRSDFRESIRQERLRREDVSEDIRNIFESRVEVDSRRLSREGEETDDDTEFLSIVGMFMGLIIFGAIFGYGGYIMRGVIEEKTNRIIEVIASSVKPIELLTGKMAGVGAIAITQFGIWLLAFAGLSAIAGPLANSILGADAASSQMSGELAQAEEQLPAILDIPTLETSLIVYFVIFFFLGYLLYSSLFAAIGSAADSETDTQQLMLPISAPIFIAYIIMFHAMQSPDSTLSVVGSLIPFFSPILMITRIAITEVPFWQTSTAILLMMLTFVGTMWLSSKIYQVGILSYGKTASFKDLAKWIKRS, encoded by the coding sequence ATGAATTGGAGGCAAACCTACCTTGTTTTAAAGCGTGAATATCTCACCCGGGTTAGAAGCAAAGGATTTATCTGGGCTACCATTTTGGTTCCGCTCGGATTTGCAGTATTCATTGGCGTTGGAATTTTTATTGCTGCATGGGACAGTGAAATTGATTTTACCATCGGTGTTTATGATGAAACCGGTGAAGTGATTGCTAATCTTCAGGGAATTGATGAAAATCGGTACATCGACTATTCAGACAGCCCTGTGGATACCCTTCGTGCCATGGTGCAGCGAGAGGAAATTACCGGATATGTACTTATTGATGATTCGCACATTAGCGAAAATGAAAATCTCGAATTGATCTACAGCGGAAGCGGAGGTTTGCAGCTTTTGACGGCCGTTCGTTCTGATTTCAGAGAATCCATTCGCCAGGAAAGACTGCGTCGTGAAGATGTTAGCGAAGATATCCGAAACATATTTGAAAGCAGGGTTGAAGTGGACTCCCGCAGGTTGAGCCGTGAAGGCGAAGAGACCGACGATGACACCGAATTTTTATCGATCGTAGGGATGTTTATGGGATTAATCATCTTTGGCGCAATATTCGGATATGGTGGATATATCATGCGTGGTGTTATTGAAGAGAAAACGAACAGAATTATCGAAGTCATCGCCTCATCGGTTAAGCCAATTGAACTGCTTACTGGTAAAATGGCGGGTGTGGGAGCTATTGCAATCACTCAATTTGGTATCTGGTTACTTGCATTTGCAGGTCTGTCAGCTATTGCCGGACCGTTGGCGAATTCAATCCTTGGAGCAGATGCAGCGTCATCACAAATGTCGGGTGAACTGGCACAAGCCGAAGAACAGCTTCCTGCAATTTTAGATATCCCAACACTGGAAACATCCCTAATTGTCTACTTTGTTATCTTCTTTTTCCTGGGGTACCTGCTTTACAGTTCTCTTTTTGCGGCTATCGGGTCGGCAGCTGATTCTGAAACCGATACTCAGCAACTCATGCTTCCGATCTCTGCACCGATCTTTATCGCTTACATAATTATGTTCCACGCGATGCAGAGTCCGGACAGTACACTTTCCGTAGTTGGATCGCTTATTCCGTTCTTCTCTCCTATTTTGATGATTACCCGGATTGCCATTACAGAAGTACCCTTTTGGCAAACGTCAACTGCTATCCTTTTGATGATGCTCACTTTTGTGGGAACGATGTGGCTGAGTTCCAAGATCTACCAGGTAGGAATTTTAAGCTACGGAAAAACAGCAAGCTTTAAGGATCTTGCAAAATGGATCAAACGATCTTAG
- the sucD gene encoding succinate--CoA ligase subunit alpha, translating to MSVLVGKDTRLIVQGFTGSEGTFHAGQMIEYGTNVVGGVTPGKGGQKHLDRPVFNTVADSVNEEGANTSVIFVPPPFAADAIIEAAVSGIKVIICITEGIPVQDMVKAKTVCDRHGATLVGPNCPGVITPGEAKVGIMPAMIFTPGNVGLISRSGTLTYEAVDQLTKVGLGQSTAIGIGGDPVIGTTHTDAVKLFQDDPDTDAIVLIGEIGGSAEEDAAAYIKENVDKPVVAFIAGSTAPPGRRMGHAGAIISGGKGGADDKKKALKDAGVTVAESPAEIGVTLKEIL from the coding sequence ATGAGTGTATTAGTTGGTAAAGATACCCGGCTGATTGTGCAGGGTTTTACCGGTAGTGAAGGGACATTTCATGCCGGCCAAATGATTGAATACGGAACAAATGTAGTTGGTGGAGTTACACCGGGCAAAGGTGGCCAAAAACATTTAGACCGACCTGTTTTTAATACTGTAGCTGATTCTGTAAACGAAGAAGGTGCAAATACTTCTGTAATTTTTGTACCGCCTCCATTTGCGGCTGATGCAATTATTGAAGCTGCTGTTTCCGGAATTAAAGTGATCATCTGTATTACTGAGGGAATTCCGGTACAGGATATGGTAAAAGCAAAAACAGTTTGCGACCGTCACGGTGCTACTCTGGTCGGACCAAACTGTCCCGGTGTCATAACCCCGGGCGAAGCTAAAGTTGGTATTATGCCGGCTATGATTTTCACTCCCGGCAACGTAGGGCTGATCTCCCGTTCTGGAACTCTGACGTACGAAGCTGTTGATCAGTTAACAAAGGTTGGGCTCGGACAGAGCACGGCGATTGGAATTGGTGGTGACCCGGTTATCGGAACCACGCACACTGATGCTGTAAAGCTTTTCCAGGATGATCCGGATACAGACGCTATCGTATTGATCGGTGAAATTGGCGGGTCTGCTGAAGAAGATGCTGCCGCTTACATCAAAGAAAACGTAGACAAGCCTGTTGTAGCATTTATCGCCGGAAGCACAGCGCCTCCCGGACGACGAATGGGACACGCAGGTGCAATTATCTCAGGCGGAAAAGGCGGTGCAGACGACAAGAAGAAAGCACTGAAAGATGCCGGAGTAACCGTAGCAGAAAGTCCTGCAGAAATCGGCGTAACACTGAAGGAGATTCTCTAA